A portion of the Paenibacillus hamazuiensis genome contains these proteins:
- a CDS encoding carbohydrate ABC transporter permease, with product MNRNLSPGKTLIHLFLAALCVACLYPFLVILGTSFQSQSDILKHGYSIVPKAFTLTTYRMIMHDPGVLIHTYGVTIATTVIGTAIGLWVTTSYAFAISRKDYAYRSPLAFFVFFSMLFHGGMVATYIMMVKWLGLKNSMLALILPYLISGWFVLLMKGFLQTLPEALFESAKIDGAGELYIFIRIVIPLSKPSLATLALFLSLQYWNDWWLTLLYSDRESLMTLQYLLIRVLKNMEFLNSSEAIQYGLVKEGMEVPTLGARMAMCVMAAGPMLVVFPLFQKYFVRGLTVGSVKG from the coding sequence ATGAACCGTAACCTGTCGCCCGGCAAGACGCTTATTCACCTGTTTCTGGCGGCCTTATGCGTCGCTTGCCTGTACCCTTTTCTCGTCATTCTCGGCACGTCGTTCCAAAGCCAGAGCGACATACTGAAGCACGGCTACTCGATCGTTCCGAAGGCTTTCACGCTGACGACGTACCGGATGATCATGCACGATCCGGGTGTTCTCATTCACACGTACGGGGTGACGATCGCGACGACGGTCATCGGAACGGCCATCGGCCTATGGGTGACGACGTCGTACGCATTCGCCATCTCGCGCAAAGATTACGCATACCGGTCGCCGCTTGCATTCTTCGTCTTTTTCTCGATGCTGTTCCACGGCGGGATGGTGGCGACCTACATCATGATGGTGAAGTGGCTCGGTCTCAAGAACAGTATGCTCGCGCTCATACTCCCGTACCTCATAAGCGGCTGGTTCGTTCTGCTCATGAAAGGGTTTTTGCAAACGCTGCCCGAAGCGCTGTTCGAATCGGCAAAAATCGACGGGGCGGGGGAGCTGTACATTTTCATCCGCATCGTCATCCCGTTATCGAAGCCTTCGCTGGCGACGCTGGCGTTGTTTCTGTCGCTGCAATATTGGAACGACTGGTGGCTGACGCTTCTGTACAGCGACCGGGAAAGCTTGATGACGCTGCAATATTTACTTATCCGCGTGCTCAAGAACATGGAGTTTCTGAACAGCTCCGAAGCGATCCAATACGGGCTCGTGAAGGAGGGGATGGAGGTGCCCACGCTCGGGGCTCGGATGGCGATGTGCGTCATGGCGGCGGGGCCGATGCTTGTTGTGTTCCCATTGTTTCAAAAATATTTTGTCCGCGGCCTGACCGTCGGCTCCGTGAAAGGGTAG
- a CDS encoding ABC transporter permease: protein MNNVNLQVRRNVDSASPARLGAIGRRVRTFRKHIGLTLLALPGLVLLFVFHYVPLFGLLLPFKNYRYDLGVWHSPWSGLANFEFLFKGQTLIRATRNTISYNLVFIVLGTFLAVCVALMLFELGKRFVKLYQTILFIPYFISWVVAGFAFRALFDMDYGVVNRLLVMLGREPVLWYNDPKYWPYILVAAAVWKGIGYGAVIYYAALMGIDSEYYEAARIDGAGKLRQAFSISVPLIKPIIVMMVILQIGKIFYSDFGLFYNVPLNSSLLYPATDVIDTFVYRSLIDMGDIGMASAAGLFQSVVGFVLVLITNFIVKRTNEENSLF, encoded by the coding sequence ATGAACAACGTCAATCTGCAAGTCCGGCGAAACGTCGATTCCGCATCGCCGGCACGCTTAGGCGCAATCGGACGCCGCGTCAGAACCTTCCGCAAGCATATCGGACTCACGCTGCTCGCCTTGCCCGGCCTCGTGCTGCTGTTCGTCTTCCATTATGTCCCGTTGTTCGGCCTGCTGCTTCCGTTCAAAAATTACCGCTACGATCTCGGCGTATGGCACAGTCCGTGGTCCGGGCTCGCAAACTTCGAATTTTTGTTCAAAGGACAGACGCTGATTCGAGCGACTCGCAACACGATCTCGTACAACCTGGTGTTCATCGTGCTCGGCACGTTCCTCGCCGTATGCGTGGCGCTCATGCTGTTCGAGCTGGGCAAAAGGTTCGTCAAGCTGTACCAGACGATTTTGTTCATCCCGTACTTCATCTCGTGGGTCGTCGCCGGCTTCGCGTTCCGAGCGCTGTTCGACATGGATTACGGCGTTGTCAACCGGCTTCTCGTCATGCTCGGCCGGGAGCCCGTTCTGTGGTACAACGACCCGAAGTATTGGCCGTATATTCTCGTTGCCGCAGCGGTATGGAAAGGGATCGGATACGGCGCGGTCATTTATTACGCCGCCTTGATGGGCATCGACTCCGAATATTACGAGGCGGCCCGCATCGACGGCGCGGGCAAGCTGCGGCAGGCGTTCTCGATCTCCGTGCCGCTTATCAAGCCGATCATCGTCATGATGGTCATTCTGCAGATCGGTAAAATCTTTTACAGCGATTTCGGGCTGTTCTACAATGTCCCGCTCAACTCATCGCTGTTGTATCCGGCTACGGACGTCATCGATACGTTCGTCTACCGGTCGCTCATCGATATGGGCGATATCGGGATGGCTTCGGCCGCCGGTCTTTTCCAGTCCGTCGTCGGCTTCGTCCTTGTGCTGATCACGAATTTCATCGTCAAGCGGACGAACGAAGAAAACTCTCTCTTCTAA
- a CDS encoding response regulator, with protein sequence MFVSSDCRAGSHRATNVFQASNANAALDIVRRENIDLILLDLIIPGPDGLEIMREVRRLSPDMNIIMMSAYFGGQV encoded by the coding sequence GTGTTCGTTTCCTCTGATTGTCGTGCCGGCAGTCATCGTGCTACGAACGTCTTCCAGGCTTCGAACGCCAATGCGGCTCTTGATATCGTGCGGAGGGAGAACATCGATCTCATCCTGCTCGACTTGATCATTCCGGGTCCGGACGGGCTTGAGATTATGCGAGAAGTGAGAAGGCTGTCGCCGGACATGAACATTATCATGATGAGCGCGTATTTCGGCGGCCAGGTATGA